One Brassica oleracea var. oleracea cultivar TO1000 chromosome C7, BOL, whole genome shotgun sequence genomic window carries:
- the LOC106305476 gene encoding uncharacterized protein LOC106305476: protein MIATSSLLTFNQKIMQRCRKLLIRLTSSRPKRHYRHLKLHKPSSSSTSSSGKKATRVVSAFFLTFQKKKQKKEKMKRLNELRSFSDSVSDKKAGSRKKGFPSSLTTSCIGQGKKAHSQKVSQDLDAPRDSTSAFLR from the coding sequence ATGATAGCCACATCATCATTACTTACATTCAACCAGAAGATTATGCAGCGTTGCAGGAAACTCCTGATCCGACTCACCAGTAGCCGTCCCAAACGCCATTACCGGCATTTGAAACTTCACAAGCCTTCTTCTTCATCAACATCATCATCTGGGAAGAAAGCCACCAGAGTAGTGTCTGCGTTCTTCCTGACCTTCCAAAAGAAGAAGCAGAAGAAGGAGAAGATGAAGCGGCTTAACGAACTCAGGAGTTTCTCCGATTCCGTCAGTGATAAGAAGGCTGGATCAAGAAAAAAGGGATTCCCATCTAGTCTCACAACGTCTTGCATTGGTCAAGGGAAGAAGGCTCATTCACAAAAAGTCTCACAAGATCTTGATGCACCTAGAGACAGCACAAGTGCATTCCTGCGATGA